A window from Caulobacter sp. X encodes these proteins:
- the pstA gene encoding phosphate ABC transporter permease PstA, which yields MTDATLGAAAPRSAFSAADDRLKKRHRAERLFKAQGMAAIIIAMIFLVVLVGRIVAQGYTTFETHTLSVPVYLNPDRIDTSDLSGVNYDYIVAEAVMKKLGVQDDDLGTTSTKVQDLVSRDFGFQLLNKIKADPKLIGQTITVSGPLKADADLYFKGELKRSTAEGDRKLDNQQLDWLDQLKTAGAIKSGFNFAFFTNSDSTEPEQAGVLGAVVGSAMMLIITALIAVPVGVMAAVYLEEFAPKNRWTDIIEVNINNLAAVPSIVYGLLGLALFINWLNVPRSSPLVGGLVLALMALPTVIIATRSALKAVPPSIREAALGVGASKTQTVFHHVLPLAMPGVMTGAILSLAHALGETAPLLMIGMVSFVPGVPEGFTGAATVLPVQVFIWENASERAFHERTAAAIIVLLVFMIVMNAAAVILRRRFERRW from the coding sequence ATGACTGACGCGACCCTCGGCGCGGCCGCCCCGCGCTCGGCCTTCTCGGCCGCCGACGACCGTCTGAAGAAGCGTCACCGCGCCGAGCGCCTGTTCAAGGCCCAAGGCATGGCGGCGATCATCATCGCCATGATCTTCCTGGTGGTGCTGGTCGGCCGCATCGTGGCGCAAGGCTACACGACGTTCGAAACCCACACCCTGAGCGTGCCGGTCTATCTGAACCCGGACCGCATCGACACGTCCGACCTCTCGGGGGTCAACTACGACTACATCGTCGCCGAGGCGGTGATGAAGAAGCTGGGCGTGCAGGACGACGACCTGGGCACGACCTCGACCAAGGTCCAGGACCTGGTCTCGCGCGACTTCGGCTTCCAGCTGCTGAACAAGATCAAGGCCGACCCGAAGCTGATCGGCCAGACGATCACCGTCTCTGGCCCGCTGAAGGCCGACGCCGACCTCTATTTCAAGGGCGAGCTGAAGCGCTCGACCGCCGAGGGCGACCGCAAGCTGGACAACCAGCAACTGGATTGGCTGGACCAGCTGAAGACGGCCGGCGCGATCAAGTCGGGCTTCAACTTCGCCTTCTTCACCAACTCCGACTCGACCGAGCCTGAGCAGGCTGGCGTGCTGGGCGCGGTGGTCGGCTCGGCCATGATGCTGATCATCACCGCCCTGATCGCGGTGCCGGTCGGGGTGATGGCCGCCGTCTATCTGGAAGAGTTCGCCCCGAAGAACCGCTGGACCGACATCATCGAGGTCAACATCAACAACCTCGCGGCCGTGCCGTCGATCGTCTACGGCCTGCTGGGCCTGGCCTTGTTCATCAACTGGCTGAACGTGCCGCGCTCCTCGCCGCTGGTCGGCGGCCTGGTGCTGGCCCTGATGGCCCTGCCGACCGTGATCATCGCCACCCGCTCGGCGCTGAAGGCCGTGCCGCCCTCGATCCGCGAGGCCGCCCTGGGCGTCGGCGCGTCGAAGACCCAGACGGTCTTCCACCACGTGCTGCCCCTGGCCATGCCCGGCGTGATGACCGGCGCCATCCTGTCGCTGGCCCACGCGCTGGGCGAGACCGCTCCGCTGCTGATGATCGGCATGGTCTCGTTCGTGCCTGGCGTGCCGGAAGGCTTCACCGGCGCGGCCACCGTCCTGCCGGTCCAGGTGTTCATCTGGGAGAACGCGTCGGAACGCGCCTTCCACGAGCGCACCGCCGCCGCCATCATCGTCCTTCTAGTCTTCATGATCGTCATGAACGCCGCGGCCGTGATCCTGCGCCGCCGCTTCGAGCGCCGCTGGTAG
- the pstC gene encoding phosphate ABC transporter permease subunit PstC, producing MLTWLSLLVLALFSGAAFMAGRRRAVAAAGGRARVLHSLPDYYGTYAALWAGVPAALLLLLGVMFGGRVEDAILQSSRPAAVQALEPDRQDVFYSDAHAIAAGKSPSEVTYEGELKAALDVKVAEARRIETLLKVGVLAAAGVLALAGFLLAFPKISAEFRARNRVEGWIGMLLIGCSVAAVLTTLGIVLSLVWESWRFFQSVNPISFLFGTEWSPQIAMRADQVASAGAFGAVPLFAGTFLIMLIAMLVAAPIGLYSAIYLSEYANRGVRGVVKPLLEVLAGVPTVVYGFFAALTVGPLFRAGFNALGAALPPGPIATYLMEVQNQMALVAGVVMGIMLIPFVSSLSDDIINAVPQSLRDGSYAMGATKSETVKKVVLPAALPGIMAAMLLAMSRAVGETMIVTMAAGLQAKLTANPLDTVTTVTVQIVTLLTGDQEFDSPKTLSAFGLGLTLFVVTLCLNIIALRIVQKYREQYD from the coding sequence ATGCTGACCTGGCTTTCGCTCCTTGTCCTGGCGCTGTTCTCCGGCGCGGCCTTCATGGCCGGCCGCCGTCGCGCCGTGGCCGCCGCCGGAGGCCGCGCGCGCGTCCTCCATTCCCTGCCGGACTACTACGGGACCTACGCGGCCCTGTGGGCCGGCGTGCCCGCCGCCTTGCTGCTGCTGCTGGGCGTGATGTTCGGCGGCCGCGTCGAGGACGCGATCCTGCAGTCGAGCCGTCCGGCCGCCGTCCAGGCGCTGGAGCCCGACCGCCAGGACGTCTTCTACAGCGACGCCCACGCGATCGCCGCCGGCAAGTCGCCCAGCGAGGTGACCTACGAGGGCGAGCTGAAGGCCGCCCTGGACGTCAAGGTCGCCGAGGCTCGCCGCATCGAGACCCTGCTGAAGGTCGGCGTCCTGGCCGCCGCGGGCGTGCTGGCCCTGGCCGGCTTCCTGCTGGCCTTCCCGAAGATCTCCGCTGAATTCCGGGCCCGCAATCGGGTCGAGGGCTGGATCGGCATGCTGCTGATCGGCTGCTCGGTCGCCGCGGTGCTGACCACCCTGGGCATCGTGCTGTCGCTGGTCTGGGAAAGCTGGCGCTTCTTCCAGAGCGTCAATCCGATCTCGTTCCTGTTCGGCACCGAGTGGAGCCCGCAGATCGCCATGCGCGCCGACCAGGTGGCCTCGGCCGGCGCCTTCGGAGCCGTGCCGCTGTTCGCCGGCACCTTCCTGATCATGCTGATCGCCATGCTGGTCGCCGCGCCGATCGGTCTCTATTCGGCGATCTACCTTTCGGAATACGCCAACCGCGGCGTGCGCGGCGTGGTCAAGCCGCTGCTCGAGGTGCTGGCCGGCGTGCCGACCGTCGTCTACGGCTTCTTCGCCGCCCTGACCGTGGGCCCGCTGTTCCGCGCCGGCTTCAACGCCCTCGGCGCGGCCCTGCCGCCGGGCCCGATCGCCACCTACCTGATGGAAGTCCAGAACCAGATGGCCCTGGTGGCCGGGGTGGTGATGGGGATCATGCTGATCCCGTTCGTCTCCTCGCTGTCGGACGACATCATCAACGCCGTGCCGCAGTCGCTGCGCGACGGCAGCTACGCCATGGGCGCGACCAAGTCCGAGACGGTCAAGAAGGTCGTCCTGCCGGCCGCCCTGCCGGGCATCATGGCCGCCATGCTGCTGGCCATGTCTCGCGCCGTCGGCGAGACCATGATCGTCACCATGGCCGCCGGTCTGCAGGCCAAGCTGACCGCCAACCCGCTGGACACGGTGACCACCGTCACCGTCCAGATCGTCACCCTGCTCACCGGCGACCAGGAATTCGACAGCCCCAAGACGCTGTCGGCCTTCGGCCTCGGCCTCACCCTGTTCGTGGTGACGCTGTGCCTGAACATCATCGCCCTGCGCATCGTCCAGAAGTACCGGGAACAATATGACTGA
- a CDS encoding TerC family protein produces the protein MDFLTLPLIGKPLWMWAGFVLAVVALLAFDLGVLHRKTREIGIRESLVMSMAYIALGLGFGGLVWMQLGAAAGVEYLTGFVIEKSLAIDNVFVIALIFGFFAIPPALQHRVLFWGVLGVILMRGVMIGVGAALVSQFGWVLYIFAVFLILTGLKMLFSSGKPIDLNESATLKLIRRVLPVTERLEGEKFFVKGADPRTGKAALLATPLFLALVLVEVADLIFAVDSVPAIFAITTDPYIVYTSNIMAILGLRALYFALAAVLHRFAYLKQALAVLLVFIGGKIFIADLLGWAKFPASLSLSITFAILAAGVFWSLWRTRKAGSSSA, from the coding sequence ATGGATTTCCTGACCCTGCCGCTGATCGGCAAACCCCTTTGGATGTGGGCCGGCTTCGTTCTGGCCGTCGTCGCGCTGCTGGCGTTCGACCTTGGCGTCCTGCACCGCAAGACACGCGAGATCGGCATCCGCGAGAGCCTCGTCATGTCGATGGCCTACATCGCGCTGGGCCTTGGCTTTGGCGGTCTGGTCTGGATGCAGCTGGGCGCTGCGGCGGGGGTCGAGTACCTGACCGGCTTCGTGATCGAGAAGAGCCTGGCGATCGACAACGTCTTCGTCATCGCCCTGATCTTCGGCTTCTTCGCCATTCCGCCCGCCCTGCAGCATAGGGTGCTGTTCTGGGGCGTGCTGGGCGTGATCCTGATGCGCGGCGTCATGATCGGCGTCGGCGCGGCGCTGGTCAGCCAGTTCGGCTGGGTGCTCTATATCTTCGCCGTCTTCCTGATCCTGACCGGCCTGAAGATGCTGTTCTCCAGCGGCAAGCCGATCGATCTCAACGAGAGCGCCACGCTCAAGCTCATCCGGCGGGTCCTGCCGGTCACCGAGCGGCTGGAGGGCGAGAAGTTCTTCGTCAAGGGCGCGGACCCACGCACAGGCAAGGCCGCCCTGCTGGCGACGCCGCTGTTCCTGGCCCTGGTGCTGGTCGAGGTCGCTGACCTGATCTTCGCCGTCGACTCGGTCCCGGCGATCTTCGCGATCACCACCGATCCCTACATCGTCTACACCTCGAACATCATGGCCATCCTGGGCCTGCGCGCCCTCTACTTCGCCCTGGCGGCCGTGCTGCACCGCTTCGCCTATCTCAAGCAGGCGCTGGCCGTGCTGCTGGTGTTCATCGGCGGCAAGATTTTCATCGCGGACCTGCTGGGCTGGGCCAAGTTCCCCGCCAGCCTGTCGCTGTCGATCACCTTCGCCATCCTGGCGGCCGGCGTGTTCTGGTCGCTATGGCGGACGCGAAAAGCCGGTTCTTCGAGCGCGTGA
- a CDS encoding cell wall metabolism sensor histidine kinase WalK has translation MPLANTSSAGPESRRSSAFWPILVGPGAILGLMVVGVAQPFPAALAAAGAAGAGYWLAKRDQARQAPVKPGAPLAPVAATEEIPPFAAILDRLPDPLMVIAAEEADDLTGRRFLFANAAARELFKIQHPGQLLVTAVRNPRVLEAVDEALFGGLEGVVEFETGGTQGRAWLAYVRPLKDAPGRSRLALLALRDETDARRSERTRADFLANASHELRTPLASLSGFIETLRGHAKDDPGARDKFLAIMLAQAERMSRLIDDLMSLSRIELNEHIAPLGRVDLAMAAIDVIDALAPQAKDKAVTFDPVLPPRGGAVVDGDRDQIIQVIQNLVDNAIKYTPKGGTVRVEIFPGLPAEAAAAPRDSAAARMSLLTPDHDPAERYAVLRVTDRGPGIAREHLPRLTERFYRVEGQKSGDRSGTGLGLAIVKHIMNRHRGGLTVESVQGEGATFGVYLPMAKAEA, from the coding sequence ATGCCCCTGGCGAACACGTCCTCCGCAGGACCGGAAAGTCGCCGCTCCAGCGCCTTTTGGCCCATTCTGGTGGGGCCCGGCGCGATCCTGGGTCTGATGGTCGTCGGCGTGGCCCAACCGTTCCCCGCCGCGCTCGCGGCCGCCGGCGCGGCCGGCGCCGGCTACTGGCTGGCCAAGCGCGACCAGGCGCGGCAAGCGCCTGTGAAGCCCGGCGCGCCGCTTGCCCCCGTCGCGGCGACCGAGGAGATTCCGCCCTTCGCCGCGATTCTCGACCGCCTGCCCGATCCCCTGATGGTGATCGCGGCCGAGGAAGCCGACGACCTGACAGGCCGGCGCTTCCTGTTCGCCAACGCCGCCGCGCGCGAGCTGTTCAAGATCCAACATCCCGGCCAGCTGCTGGTCACGGCGGTGCGTAACCCGCGCGTGCTCGAGGCGGTGGACGAAGCCTTGTTCGGCGGCCTCGAGGGCGTGGTCGAGTTCGAGACGGGCGGGACCCAGGGCCGCGCCTGGCTGGCCTATGTCCGGCCGCTCAAGGACGCGCCGGGCCGCTCGCGCCTGGCCTTGCTGGCCCTGCGCGACGAAACCGACGCCCGACGCAGCGAGCGGACCCGCGCCGACTTCCTGGCCAACGCCAGCCACGAGCTGCGCACGCCGCTGGCCTCGCTGTCGGGCTTCATCGAGACCCTGCGCGGCCACGCCAAGGATGATCCGGGCGCGCGCGACAAGTTCCTGGCCATCATGCTGGCCCAGGCCGAGCGGATGTCGCGCCTGATCGACGACCTGATGAGCCTGTCGCGGATCGAGCTGAACGAGCACATCGCGCCGCTGGGACGGGTCGACCTGGCCATGGCCGCCATCGACGTGATCGACGCCCTGGCCCCGCAGGCCAAGGACAAGGCCGTGACCTTCGATCCCGTGCTGCCGCCGCGCGGCGGGGCGGTGGTCGACGGCGATCGCGACCAGATCATCCAGGTCATCCAGAACCTGGTCGACAACGCCATCAAGTACACGCCCAAGGGCGGGACGGTGCGGGTCGAGATCTTCCCGGGCCTGCCGGCCGAGGCGGCCGCCGCGCCGCGCGATTCGGCCGCCGCCCGCATGTCGCTGCTGACGCCCGACCACGACCCGGCCGAGCGCTACGCCGTCCTGCGGGTCACCGATCGCGGGCCGGGCATCGCGCGCGAGCACCTGCCGCGCCTGACCGAGCGCTTCTATCGCGTCGAGGGGCAGAAGAGCGGCGACCGGTCCGGCACGGGCCTTGGCCTGGCGATCGTCAAGCACATCATGAACCGCCACCGAGGCGGCCTCACGGTCGAGAGCGTTCAGGGCGAGGGGGCGACCTTCGGCGTCTACCTGCCCATGGCCAAGGCCGAGGCCTAG
- a CDS encoding autotransporter outer membrane beta-barrel domain-containing protein, translating into MSFVMQRKVLVATVAAAPLLAMAFAASAETSVSTARTTPIATSTATGSAADDIKITADGSIKPTAAGAIVTIDSNNKVTNAGTLSTNNVNDSVGVLIIGGKTGGLTNSATISLLEDYTPTDSDNDGDLDGAFAQGSNRFGVRLTNAGTFTGDIVNDAAGVITIEGNNSAGVLLEGPVVGNVTNLGSISIIGDNARGVRIAAPVTGKVTLGGSVNVQGVGAIAQDIDANINGALVLQGATSATGYRSTSRPTTVDALNKLDADDLLQGGPAVRVAGDVTGGVLLQGPNYSSKVGADGNTVLTTIASSTTGTSSISAFGASPALQIGSTSQNVTLGAVGTGDNAFGLIAKGSITAGGVYNGVAATALSVGAGGGRTTTLVGGLRNDGQISASAYEANATGAILNSGAIADQLLNRGSILSTASSYAASGVTASARGLVLGAGSTASTLNNYGTISATRVGETGDAVAVLDQGGTLKTITNTGAIRAAVTAPQFKADGTTATVTAGGQAIALDLRANNVGVTYTQTGASSFTSTTTFPSTDTVTSTDTTTVTSTPTTVGDVLFGGGNDTLNLNSGTLVGAMSFGAGQDRLSITNGAVALGKLTDSDGKLDISVANGSLGILNSETINVSSLNIGSTGKILFSADPSAGTGTKLVVSGATTIASGAELGIRLANLVKQPTTFTVIQGSNISAGAFGNSLLAQSPYLYVATSRADANNVYIDVRRRSAAEIGFNKAETSAYDAVFAALGQDTTLASAFLNQSTRDGFRDVYDQMLPDQGEGMFSALQSVNQQISAATMFRPDPGDRYGPDSLWVQEITSLTRRDTDQTLGSDTQAFGFVAGYEAMGDAGGALGVTLAYASLEEHDTVAKVGEHTTASFIQTGAYWRRSVGGWRFNAGGGVGYGFFNGKRSFIAPDVNADGVADLVLKNNADWNGLTSTAYAGVAYEAKMGRFFARPEGRVDYVWLREGKRAESGGGSGFDLTVDKRTSSNLSGELGLVLGADYGKTVWWRPEIRVGYRQTLAGSVGDTVASFKGGNPFTLAALNDKDGAVTAGFALRAGTPMSYLALEGGVEATKKQKRYNLRLAGRAMF; encoded by the coding sequence GTGTCGTTCGTAATGCAGCGCAAGGTCCTGGTCGCGACGGTCGCGGCCGCTCCTCTTCTGGCCATGGCTTTCGCCGCGTCGGCGGAAACCTCGGTCTCCACCGCGCGCACGACGCCGATTGCCACGAGCACGGCCACCGGCTCGGCGGCGGACGACATCAAGATCACGGCCGACGGCTCGATCAAGCCGACCGCGGCGGGCGCCATCGTCACGATCGACAGCAACAACAAGGTGACCAACGCCGGGACCCTGTCGACCAACAACGTGAACGACAGCGTCGGCGTGCTGATCATCGGCGGCAAGACGGGCGGCCTGACCAATTCGGCGACCATCTCCCTGCTCGAGGACTACACCCCGACCGACAGCGATAATGACGGCGATCTGGATGGCGCCTTCGCCCAGGGCTCGAACCGTTTCGGCGTGCGCCTGACCAACGCCGGGACCTTCACCGGCGATATCGTCAACGACGCGGCCGGCGTGATCACCATCGAGGGCAACAATTCCGCGGGCGTGCTGCTGGAAGGTCCCGTCGTCGGGAACGTCACCAACCTGGGCAGCATCAGCATCATCGGCGACAACGCCCGGGGCGTGCGCATCGCCGCGCCGGTGACCGGCAAGGTCACTCTCGGCGGCTCGGTCAACGTCCAGGGCGTCGGCGCGATCGCCCAGGATATCGACGCCAACATCAACGGCGCCCTGGTGCTGCAAGGCGCGACCAGCGCCACCGGCTACCGCTCGACCTCCCGCCCCACCACGGTGGACGCCCTCAACAAGCTGGACGCCGACGACCTGCTCCAAGGCGGGCCCGCCGTGCGGGTCGCGGGCGATGTGACGGGCGGCGTCCTGCTGCAGGGCCCCAACTATTCAAGCAAGGTCGGCGCGGACGGCAACACCGTGCTCACCACGATCGCCTCCAGCACCACCGGGACGTCGAGCATCAGCGCCTTCGGCGCGTCGCCGGCGTTGCAGATCGGCTCGACCAGCCAGAACGTCACCTTGGGCGCGGTGGGAACCGGCGACAACGCCTTCGGCCTGATCGCCAAGGGCTCGATCACCGCCGGCGGCGTCTATAACGGCGTCGCGGCGACGGCGCTTTCGGTCGGCGCGGGCGGCGGGCGTACGACCACGCTGGTCGGCGGCCTGCGCAACGACGGCCAGATCTCGGCCAGCGCGTACGAAGCCAACGCCACCGGCGCCATCCTCAACAGCGGCGCGATCGCCGACCAGTTGCTGAACCGCGGCTCGATCCTGTCGACGGCCTCGTCGTACGCGGCTTCTGGCGTCACGGCCTCAGCCCGGGGCCTGGTGCTGGGCGCCGGCTCCACCGCCTCGACGCTGAACAACTACGGCACGATCAGCGCCACGCGCGTCGGCGAGACCGGCGACGCCGTGGCCGTGCTCGACCAGGGCGGCACGCTCAAGACGATCACCAATACGGGCGCGATCCGCGCCGCCGTCACCGCCCCCCAGTTCAAGGCTGACGGCACGACCGCGACGGTGACGGCCGGCGGCCAGGCGATCGCCCTGGACCTCCGCGCCAACAACGTCGGCGTGACCTACACCCAGACGGGAGCGTCCAGCTTCACCTCGACGACCACCTTCCCGAGCACGGACACCGTCACCAGCACGGACACCACCACCGTCACGTCGACGCCGACCACCGTCGGCGACGTGCTGTTCGGCGGCGGCAATGACACCCTGAACCTGAACAGCGGCACCCTGGTGGGCGCCATGTCGTTCGGCGCGGGCCAAGACCGCCTGTCGATCACCAACGGCGCGGTGGCCCTGGGCAAGCTGACCGACAGCGACGGCAAGCTCGACATCTCGGTCGCCAACGGCAGCCTGGGCATCCTGAACAGCGAGACGATCAACGTCAGCAGCCTGAACATCGGCTCGACCGGCAAGATCCTGTTCTCGGCCGATCCGAGCGCCGGGACCGGCACGAAGCTGGTCGTCTCCGGCGCGACCACCATCGCCTCGGGCGCCGAGCTGGGCATCCGCCTGGCCAATCTGGTCAAGCAGCCGACCACCTTCACGGTGATCCAGGGCTCGAACATCAGCGCGGGCGCGTTCGGCAACAGCCTGCTGGCCCAATCGCCCTACCTGTATGTCGCCACCAGCCGCGCGGACGCCAACAACGTCTATATCGACGTGCGCCGCCGCTCGGCCGCCGAGATCGGCTTCAACAAGGCCGAGACCTCGGCCTATGACGCCGTGTTCGCGGCTCTAGGCCAGGACACGACGCTGGCCAGCGCCTTCCTGAACCAGAGCACGCGCGATGGCTTCCGCGACGTCTACGATCAGATGCTGCCCGACCAGGGCGAGGGCATGTTCTCGGCCCTGCAGTCGGTCAACCAGCAGATCTCGGCGGCGACCATGTTCCGCCCCGATCCAGGCGATCGCTACGGCCCCGACAGCCTGTGGGTCCAGGAAATCACCTCGCTGACCCGTCGCGACACCGACCAGACGTTGGGTTCCGACACCCAGGCCTTCGGCTTCGTCGCCGGCTACGAGGCCATGGGCGACGCGGGCGGCGCCCTGGGCGTGACCCTGGCCTACGCCAGCCTCGAAGAGCACGACACCGTCGCCAAGGTCGGCGAGCACACCACCGCTTCGTTCATCCAGACCGGCGCCTACTGGCGTCGTTCGGTCGGCGGCTGGCGCTTCAACGCCGGCGGCGGCGTGGGCTATGGCTTCTTCAATGGCAAGCGCAGCTTCATCGCCCCGGACGTCAACGCCGACGGCGTGGCCGACCTGGTCCTGAAGAATAACGCCGACTGGAATGGCCTGACCTCGACCGCCTACGCCGGCGTCGCCTACGAGGCCAAGATGGGCCGCTTCTTCGCCCGTCCCGAAGGCCGCGTGGACTATGTCTGGCTGCGTGAAGGCAAGCGCGCCGAAAGCGGCGGCGGCTCGGGCTTCGACCTGACCGTCGACAAGCGCACCTCCAGCAACCTGAGCGGCGAACTGGGCCTGGTCCTGGGCGCCGACTACGGCAAGACCGTGTGGTGGCGTCCGGAAATCCGCGTCGGCTACCGCCAGACCCTGGCCGGTTCGGTCGGCGACACCGTCGCCAGCTTCAAGGGCGGCAATCCGTTCACCCTGGCGGCCCTGAACGACAAGGACGGCGCGGTCACCGCGGGCTTCGCCCTGCGCGCCGGCACGCCGATGTCCTACCTGGCCCTGGAAGGCGGCGTCGAAGCCACCAAGAAGCAAAAGCGCTACAATCTGCGCCTGGCCGGACGCGCGATGTTCTAA
- a CDS encoding OprO/OprP family phosphate-selective porin, protein MIKSKQIVFRAALIAGVSLLATAGAASAQTTPPSPDEAAARIAALEAQLAALQQQVADLKAATAASFKDVRTTQAATTVSIAGGKPTIASGDGAYSATLHGVMQLDTAHYFQDKGLPAVIGNGRDLNNGTNFRRARLGVDGKFAKNFDYSILLDFGGAGTDGSGVLQEIYLQYNYAPFKVRVGAFAPNLGLEDAASTNGSLFPERPSPAEAARGLAGADRRIALQAQAVGERWILSGAVTGAKAGDGQTFDEQLGYVARVAGTPLRGQDWLVHVGANASVVATPAQTTALSGAYPITIQDRPELRVDGQQLIGTGAIDAKGARHYGLELAAQKSNLLIQGEVFDYKIDRRNPAAGVSDPKFKGWYVEGGWVLTGEARKYNAANFAFDAPTIANPFDPKKGKWGAWELAARYSVLDLNHHENAVLAADRVRGGEQTIWTAGLNWFPNSVTKFSLDYLDVDIDRKDPAGGLLPLSQSYQAINFRSQFAF, encoded by the coding sequence ATGATCAAGTCAAAGCAGATCGTCTTCCGCGCCGCGCTGATCGCCGGCGTCTCCCTGCTGGCCACCGCCGGCGCGGCGTCCGCCCAGACGACGCCGCCCAGCCCGGACGAGGCCGCCGCGCGCATCGCCGCGCTCGAGGCCCAGCTGGCTGCGCTGCAGCAGCAGGTCGCCGACCTGAAGGCCGCCACCGCCGCCAGCTTCAAGGACGTGCGCACGACCCAGGCCGCCACGACCGTCAGCATCGCCGGCGGCAAGCCGACCATTGCGTCCGGCGACGGCGCCTACAGCGCCACCCTGCATGGCGTCATGCAGCTCGACACCGCCCACTACTTCCAGGACAAGGGTCTGCCGGCGGTGATCGGCAACGGCCGCGACCTGAACAACGGCACGAACTTCCGCCGCGCCCGCCTGGGCGTCGACGGCAAGTTCGCCAAGAATTTCGACTACTCGATCCTGCTGGACTTCGGCGGCGCGGGCACGGACGGCTCGGGCGTGCTGCAGGAGATCTACCTTCAGTACAACTACGCCCCGTTCAAGGTCCGCGTCGGCGCCTTCGCGCCGAACCTTGGCCTGGAAGACGCCGCCTCGACCAACGGCTCGCTGTTCCCCGAACGCCCCTCGCCCGCGGAAGCCGCGCGCGGCCTGGCCGGCGCCGATCGCCGGATCGCCCTGCAGGCCCAGGCGGTCGGCGAGCGCTGGATCCTCTCCGGCGCCGTGACCGGGGCCAAGGCGGGCGACGGCCAGACCTTCGACGAGCAGCTGGGCTACGTGGCGCGGGTCGCCGGGACGCCGCTGCGCGGCCAGGACTGGCTGGTCCATGTCGGGGCCAACGCCAGCGTCGTGGCCACCCCCGCCCAGACCACCGCCCTCAGCGGCGCCTACCCGATCACCATCCAGGATCGCCCGGAGCTCCGCGTCGACGGCCAGCAGCTGATCGGCACGGGCGCGATCGACGCCAAGGGCGCACGCCACTACGGCCTGGAACTGGCGGCCCAGAAGTCCAACCTGCTGATCCAGGGCGAGGTCTTCGACTACAAGATCGACCGCCGCAATCCGGCCGCCGGGGTCAGCGATCCCAAGTTCAAGGGCTGGTATGTGGAAGGCGGCTGGGTGCTGACGGGCGAGGCCCGCAAGTACAACGCGGCCAATTTCGCCTTCGACGCCCCGACGATCGCCAACCCCTTCGACCCGAAGAAGGGCAAGTGGGGCGCCTGGGAGCTGGCCGCGCGCTATTCGGTGCTGGACCTGAACCACCACGAGAACGCGGTCCTGGCCGCCGATCGCGTGCGCGGCGGCGAGCAGACCATCTGGACAGCCGGCCTGAACTGGTTCCCCAATTCGGTCACCAAGTTCTCGCTCGACTATCTGGATGTCGACATCGACCGCAAGGATCCGGCCGGCGGCTTGCTGCCGCTCAGCCAGAGCTACCAGGCGATCAACTTCCGCAGCCAGTTCGCGTTCTAG
- a CDS encoding sulfate ABC transporter substrate-binding protein — protein MSDTRKAPTRRGLMAGAGAGAATLMAGGLAHAQAKPVTLLNVSYDPTRELYKDINAAYAKYWKEKVGQTLTINQSHGGSGKQARSVIDGLQADVVTLALAYDIDEIAAKAKLLPANWQSRLPQNSTPYTSTIVFLVRKGNPWKIKDWGDLIKPGIDVITPNPKTSGGARWNYLAAWAWALKQPGGNPAKAEAYLRSLFDHVPVLDTGARGATTTFTQRGIGDVLLAWENEAFLAQEELPGKFDIVYPSISILAEPPVALVDKNVDRHKTRTVAEGYLNFLYSPLAQDLIGKNHYRPRSAAAAAKYASKFKSIPLVTIDDTFGGWKKAQATHFADGGVFDKIYQPK, from the coding sequence ATGAGCGACACCCGCAAAGCTCCCACCCGACGCGGCTTGATGGCCGGCGCGGGCGCCGGGGCCGCGACCCTGATGGCGGGGGGCCTGGCCCACGCCCAGGCCAAGCCGGTCACCCTGCTCAACGTCAGCTATGACCCGACGCGCGAGCTCTACAAGGACATCAACGCCGCCTACGCCAAGTACTGGAAGGAAAAGGTCGGCCAGACCCTGACGATCAACCAGAGCCACGGCGGCTCGGGCAAGCAGGCCCGGTCGGTGATCGACGGCCTGCAGGCCGACGTGGTCACGCTCGCCTTGGCCTATGACATCGACGAGATCGCCGCCAAGGCCAAGCTGCTGCCGGCCAACTGGCAGTCGCGCCTGCCGCAGAACTCCACGCCCTACACCTCGACGATCGTGTTCCTGGTCCGGAAGGGCAATCCCTGGAAGATCAAGGACTGGGGCGACCTGATCAAGCCGGGCATCGACGTGATCACGCCCAACCCCAAGACCTCGGGCGGCGCGCGCTGGAACTACCTGGCCGCCTGGGCCTGGGCGCTGAAGCAGCCGGGCGGCAACCCCGCCAAGGCCGAGGCCTATCTGCGCAGCCTGTTCGATCACGTGCCGGTGCTGGACACCGGCGCGCGCGGCGCAACCACCACCTTCACCCAACGCGGCATCGGCGATGTGCTGCTGGCCTGGGAGAACGAGGCGTTCCTGGCCCAGGAGGAACTGCCGGGCAAGTTCGACATCGTCTATCCGTCGATCTCGATCCTGGCCGAGCCGCCGGTGGCCCTGGTCGACAAGAACGTCGACCGCCACAAGACCCGCACCGTGGCCGAGGGCTATCTGAACTTCCTCTATAGCCCCCTGGCCCAGGACCTGATCGGCAAGAACCACTACCGCCCGCGCAGCGCCGCGGCGGCCGCCAAATACGCCAGCAAGTTCAAGTCGATCCCGCTGGTGACCATCGACGACACCTTCGGCGGCTGGAAAAAAGCCCAGGCCACGCACTTCGCCGACGGCGGCGTGTTCGACAAGATCTACCAGCCCAAGTAG